The proteins below are encoded in one region of Paracoccus sp. N5:
- a CDS encoding TRAP transporter substrate-binding protein translates to MKALLPLVTSALIAISGPSMAQEVTLRVHHFLPPTAFPATDMVVHWCETIKTRSEGRIACQIYPAMQLGGTPAQLIDQARDGIADAVFTVPSYQPGGYLRSEVFELPFIAGTEPVTAMAMYEYVTKHVPDEYKGVRPLWVAVGDPSVLHFKAEPLKTVAEMQGTKIRSPGRYGAIALEQVGAIPVQLPANAITESLSRGVIDGVMIPWSAVRMLNMDEEVNAHSVFPPGRRPFTSSIAMFLISESTYDRLPADLQAVIDEASGLEASRHMSEIYRQKGIEDQEAAKARGAKVHVIGEDQYAEWVKRMDVVRQRWIEEVDRSGADGAALYDTATALIKKFENQ, encoded by the coding sequence ATGAAAGCCCTATTGCCACTCGTCACCTCGGCCCTGATCGCGATCTCGGGCCCCTCCATGGCGCAGGAAGTCACGTTGCGCGTGCACCATTTCCTGCCGCCGACGGCCTTTCCGGCGACGGATATGGTCGTGCACTGGTGCGAAACGATCAAGACGCGGTCCGAAGGAAGGATCGCCTGCCAGATCTACCCGGCGATGCAGCTCGGCGGCACGCCGGCGCAGCTGATCGACCAGGCCCGCGATGGCATCGCCGATGCGGTCTTCACCGTGCCATCCTATCAGCCCGGGGGATATCTGCGCAGCGAGGTCTTCGAGCTGCCGTTTATCGCCGGAACCGAGCCGGTGACAGCGATGGCGATGTATGAATACGTCACCAAGCATGTGCCTGACGAGTACAAGGGCGTCCGCCCGCTCTGGGTCGCGGTGGGCGATCCCTCGGTCCTGCATTTCAAGGCGGAACCGCTGAAGACGGTTGCTGAAATGCAGGGCACCAAGATCCGCTCGCCCGGCCGCTACGGCGCTATCGCGCTTGAACAGGTCGGCGCCATTCCGGTGCAACTGCCCGCCAATGCAATTACGGAATCGCTTTCCCGCGGCGTGATCGACGGCGTCATGATCCCCTGGAGCGCGGTTCGCATGTTGAACATGGATGAGGAGGTAAACGCCCACAGCGTCTTTCCGCCGGGTCGCCGCCCCTTCACCAGCTCGATCGCAATGTTTCTGATCAGCGAGAGCACCTATGATCGCCTGCCTGCGGATTTGCAGGCCGTCATCGACGAGGCCTCCGGGCTCGAGGCTTCCCGCCATATGAGCGAAATCTACCGCCAGAAGGGGATCGAGGATCAGGAAGCTGCCAAGGCCCGCGGTGCCAAGGTCCATGTCATCGGCGAGGACCAGTATGCCGAATGGGTGAAGCGGATGGATGTCGTCCGGCAACGCTGGATCGAGGAAGTCGACCGCAGCGGAGCAGACGGGGCGGCGCTCTATGACACCGCCACCGCCCTGATCAAGAAATTCGAGAACCAGTGA
- a CDS encoding TRAP transporter small permease subunit: MMDIPGRVGQPVDGMPLGGMRSSWHRAATVLRKAAMMSATLGGLALCGLAIMLTVSILARKTMGWQVRGDVEIVQMGGAVASSLLFAWCQVRHGNVAVDFATKALPSGVQQILDRTGYFILGCLGLLLAVRTVALGLGSLENHAVSTLLAWIEGYWQLAMVPGLALFGVIGLFQSFAPRQVVDDMAHAFSCGGN; encoded by the coding sequence ATGATGGACATTCCAGGAAGGGTCGGCCAGCCGGTCGACGGTATGCCGCTGGGAGGCATGCGCTCGTCTTGGCATCGTGCGGCGACGGTGCTGCGGAAGGCCGCGATGATGTCAGCGACGCTCGGCGGCCTGGCTCTCTGCGGGCTTGCAATCATGCTGACGGTCTCGATCCTGGCGCGCAAGACCATGGGCTGGCAGGTGCGCGGCGACGTCGAGATCGTCCAGATGGGCGGCGCGGTGGCCTCGTCGCTGCTGTTTGCATGGTGTCAGGTCCGCCATGGCAATGTCGCGGTCGACTTCGCCACCAAAGCGCTGCCTTCGGGCGTGCAGCAGATACTGGACCGGACCGGCTATTTCATCCTTGGCTGCCTCGGGCTGCTCCTGGCGGTGCGCACGGTGGCGCTGGGTCTGGGCAGCCTTGAAAACCACGCGGTGTCGACCTTGCTCGCCTGGATCGAGGGATATTGGCAACTGGCGATGGTGCCCGGGCTGGCGCTGTTCGGCGTGATCGGCCTGTTTCAGTCCTTCGCGCCCCGGCAGGTGGTCGATGACATGGCCCATGCCTTTTCATGCGGGGGGAATTGA
- a CDS encoding TRAP transporter large permease encodes MDPITLGLLLLGVTVLLILLRMPVGAAMFLCGAVGFLYVTGSVDILLAWVKNVTYARLSNFDLIVIPMFVLMGQFATHGGLSRALFRFVNAVLGRFRGGVAVATIGACAGFASVCGSSLATAATMGQVALPEMRKRGYSPRLATGTVAAGGTLGILIPPSVPLVIYAILTGESIGKLFIAAIVPALIAVLGYMLVVMMIVARNPDAGPASIPASPGEILRSFVGVLPVSLVFLFVILSIYLGWASPTEASAVGVVGCGVVAALSGDLRPAAFLQCLLGTAEATVMIFIILLGADMLNAALALTNMTHQIADIIVNSGVAPIMVVLGMMIIFIVLGCVMESMAIIMLTIPLFFPIVMHLDLFGLAPPEKSLWFGILAMTVVEIGLITPPVGMNVFVVNKMARDVSMMETFRGVFPFLMSDLLRIALLLVVPALSLILVRTM; translated from the coding sequence ATGGATCCGATCACCCTTGGGCTTCTGCTTCTTGGCGTCACCGTTCTGCTGATCCTGTTGCGCATGCCGGTGGGCGCCGCGATGTTCCTGTGTGGCGCGGTGGGCTTTCTGTATGTGACGGGCTCGGTCGACATCCTGCTGGCCTGGGTCAAGAACGTCACCTATGCCCGGCTGTCCAACTTTGACCTGATCGTCATTCCGATGTTCGTTCTGATGGGACAGTTCGCCACCCATGGCGGCTTGTCGCGCGCGCTGTTCCGGTTCGTGAATGCCGTGCTCGGCAGGTTTCGCGGCGGGGTTGCCGTGGCGACCATCGGCGCCTGTGCCGGCTTCGCATCCGTTTGCGGCAGTTCCCTTGCCACGGCGGCAACCATGGGGCAGGTCGCGCTGCCCGAGATGCGCAAGCGCGGATATTCGCCCCGGCTGGCAACGGGAACGGTCGCGGCGGGCGGCACGCTGGGCATCCTGATTCCGCCTTCGGTGCCGCTGGTGATCTATGCAATCCTGACCGGGGAATCGATCGGCAAGCTGTTCATCGCCGCCATCGTGCCCGCGCTCATCGCCGTCTTGGGCTATATGCTGGTGGTGATGATGATCGTCGCCCGCAACCCCGACGCGGGCCCCGCCAGCATTCCCGCATCGCCGGGCGAGATCCTGCGCTCTTTTGTCGGCGTGCTGCCGGTAAGCCTGGTCTTTCTTTTTGTCATCCTCAGCATCTATCTGGGCTGGGCCAGCCCGACCGAGGCTTCGGCCGTCGGGGTCGTCGGTTGTGGCGTGGTTGCCGCCTTGTCGGGAGACCTGCGGCCGGCCGCCTTCCTGCAGTGTCTGCTGGGGACCGCCGAGGCGACGGTGATGATCTTTATCATCCTGTTGGGGGCCGATATGCTGAATGCGGCGCTGGCGCTTACCAACATGACCCATCAGATCGCCGATATCATCGTCAACAGCGGCGTCGCTCCGATCATGGTCGTGCTTGGCATGATGATCATTTTCATCGTGCTGGGCTGCGTCATGGAATCCATGGCGATCATCATGCTGACCATTCCGTTGTTCTTTCCGATCGTCATGCACCTCGATCTTTTTGGGCTGGCGCCGCCGGAAAAATCGCTTTGGTTCGGCATTCTTGCGATGACCGTGGTGGAAATCGGGCTGATTACCCCTCCCGTCGGCATGAATGTCTTTGTCGTCAACAAGATGGCCCGGGATGTCAGCATGATGGAAACCTTTCGCGGCGTATTTCCCTTCCTGATGTCCGATCTGCTGCGGATCGCGTTGCTACTGGTGGTGCCGGCGCTTTCGCTGATACTGGTCCGGACAATGTAA
- a CDS encoding TetR/AcrR family transcriptional regulator, which yields MPQKQRLSMILSVARRMLAERDYNSVSIAEIAAECGIVEGTIYRFFKTKRDLMLRVAEDWMEQEYRIGAGYANLTGTRERIYYLIHAALRTTYDFPGLSRFVLTEVRPDPNYRQMRIYELARTYSAAIREVCQQAIASGEFHDTISTRLIRSAVFGAMEHETWGHLRGEGHFSVPDVARELTELIYEGMRNREVLPERSLPLPERLERIEARLARLEAEALSADRGGGSRAAPRTS from the coding sequence ATGCCGCAGAAGCAGCGGTTGTCGATGATCCTGTCCGTCGCGCGGCGGATGCTGGCCGAACGTGACTACAACTCCGTATCGATCGCCGAGATCGCGGCGGAATGCGGCATCGTCGAAGGAACGATCTACCGCTTCTTCAAGACCAAGCGCGACCTGATGCTGCGCGTGGCCGAGGACTGGATGGAGCAGGAATACCGGATCGGTGCGGGATATGCCAATCTTACGGGAACGCGCGAACGGATCTATTACCTGATCCATGCGGCGTTGCGCACGACCTATGATTTCCCCGGCCTGTCCCGCTTCGTGCTGACCGAGGTGCGGCCGGATCCGAACTATCGCCAGATGCGGATTTACGAGCTGGCCCGCACCTATTCCGCCGCTATCCGCGAGGTTTGTCAGCAGGCCATCGCCTCGGGCGAGTTCCACGACACGATCTCGACCCGGCTGATCCGCTCGGCGGTATTCGGGGCCATGGAGCACGAAACCTGGGGCCATCTGCGTGGCGAGGGGCATTTCTCGGTTCCCGATGTCGCGCGTGAACTGACCGAGTTGATCTACGAGGGCATGCGCAACCGCGAGGTGCTGCCCGAACGATCCCTGCCTTTGCCCGAGCGGCTGGAGCGCATCGAGGCGCGGTTGGCGCGGCTGGAAGCCGAAGCCTTGTCCGCCGATCGCGGCGGCGGATCGCGGGCCGCACCCCGAACATCATGA
- a CDS encoding CaiB/BaiF CoA-transferase family protein translates to MGPLRGLKVLEMAGLGPAPFCGMLLADLGAEVLSVQRLASADLGFDIPTRYDLLNRNKEAVAVDLKSPEGIELMLDLVRGSDLLIEGFRPGVMERLGLGPEACMAANPGLIYGRMTGWGQSGPLSARAGHDINYIAMSGALAAIGSEPGGPPAVPLNYIGDFGGGSLYLAMGLLAALHERRQSGLGQVIDAAMVDGVGSMMAMHYGYWQAGQWELQRGSNTVDGGSPWYTTYRTRDGGYVAVGAVEKRFYAELLSVLGLADADLPDQHDREGWPRLRAAFAEVFATRSRDEWEAAFAGTDACVSPVLDMAEAAGHELARSRGAFLCNDDVIEPAPAPRFSRSAPAGIRPPPVAARTGGPALRQRGIDADRIADLIRRRVVAGEAVAAMP, encoded by the coding sequence ATGGGCCCCTTGCGAGGTTTGAAGGTTCTGGAAATGGCGGGTCTCGGCCCGGCCCCGTTCTGCGGCATGCTGCTGGCCGATCTTGGGGCCGAGGTGCTCAGCGTCCAGCGGCTGGCCAGTGCCGATCTGGGTTTCGACATCCCGACCCGCTACGACCTGCTGAACCGCAACAAGGAGGCGGTGGCGGTCGATCTGAAGTCCCCCGAGGGGATAGAGCTCATGCTCGACCTGGTGCGCGGCAGCGATCTGCTGATCGAAGGCTTCCGCCCCGGGGTGATGGAGCGTCTTGGCCTTGGGCCAGAGGCCTGCATGGCAGCCAATCCCGGCCTGATCTATGGCCGCATGACGGGTTGGGGCCAGTCCGGCCCGCTGAGCGCCCGCGCCGGTCACGACATCAATTACATCGCGATGAGCGGCGCGCTGGCGGCGATCGGTTCCGAGCCCGGGGGTCCGCCGGCGGTTCCGCTCAATTACATCGGCGATTTCGGCGGCGGCTCTCTCTATCTCGCCATGGGGCTGCTGGCGGCGCTGCACGAACGCCGGCAATCCGGGCTTGGCCAAGTCATCGATGCCGCCATGGTGGACGGCGTCGGCTCGATGATGGCGATGCATTACGGCTATTGGCAGGCCGGACAATGGGAACTGCAGCGCGGCAGCAATACGGTGGACGGCGGTTCGCCCTGGTATACGACCTATCGTACGCGCGACGGCGGTTACGTCGCCGTGGGTGCGGTCGAAAAACGGTTCTATGCCGAGCTGCTGTCGGTTCTGGGGCTTGCCGACGCCGATCTGCCCGACCAGCATGACCGCGAAGGCTGGCCCCGGCTGCGCGCTGCTTTCGCGGAGGTTTTCGCCACTCGGAGCCGCGACGAATGGGAAGCGGCCTTCGCCGGAACCGATGCCTGCGTCAGCCCGGTTCTGGACATGGCCGAGGCGGCGGGTCATGAGCTGGCGCGGAGCCGCGGTGCGTTCCTATGCAACGATGACGTGATCGAGCCAGCCCCCGCGCCGCGTTTCAGCCGTTCGGCCCCGGCCGGGATCCGCCCGCCTCCTGTCGCTGCGCGGACTGGCGGTCCTGCGCTTCGGCAGCGCGGGATCGACGCTGATCGCATTGCCGACCTGATCCGCCGCAGGGTTGTCGCGGGCGAGGCAGTCGCTGCGATGCCCTAG
- a CDS encoding Crp/Fnr family transcriptional regulator: MSHKLTALHRRIAGESRLFAGLPPAMIEGLLDVAQVRRLARGQALFHQGDPAQAIHIMAEGWLKLYRIAPNGAEAVVGVMTRGQSFGEPIALRRAAYPVSAEASTACEVVAVPAQAFLNLLQAHPEAAIAILSATFLHLQGLVEQIEQLKARSGAQRVAEFLLGLCPPDAEAATVMLPYDKMLIAGRLGMKPESLSRSFARLRQCGVRIDQASAVIDSVARLREVAHADTAP, encoded by the coding sequence ATGAGCCATAAACTGACTGCCCTGCACCGCCGGATCGCCGGCGAGTCGCGGCTGTTCGCCGGCCTGCCGCCGGCCATGATCGAGGGGCTGCTGGACGTGGCCCAGGTCCGGCGCCTCGCGCGCGGGCAGGCGCTGTTCCACCAGGGCGACCCGGCGCAGGCCATCCACATCATGGCCGAGGGCTGGCTGAAGCTCTATCGCATCGCGCCGAACGGCGCCGAGGCGGTGGTGGGCGTGATGACCCGCGGCCAGAGCTTTGGCGAGCCCATCGCCCTGCGCCGCGCCGCCTATCCGGTCTCGGCCGAGGCCTCGACCGCTTGCGAGGTGGTCGCCGTGCCGGCGCAGGCCTTCCTGAACCTGCTGCAAGCCCATCCCGAGGCGGCGATCGCGATCCTGTCGGCGACCTTCCTGCATCTGCAGGGGCTGGTGGAGCAGATCGAGCAGCTCAAGGCCCGCTCGGGCGCGCAGCGTGTGGCCGAGTTCCTGCTGGGCCTTTGCCCGCCGGATGCCGAGGCCGCGACCGTGATGCTGCCCTATGACAAGATGCTGATCGCCGGCCGGCTGGGCATGAAGCCCGAAAGCCTGAGCCGCAGCTTTGCCCGGCTGCGGCAATGCGGGGTGCGCATCGACCAGGCCAGCGCCGTCATCGACTCGGTCGCGCGGCTGCGCGAGGTCGCCCATGCCGACACCGCGCCCTAG
- a CDS encoding cytochrome C oxidase subunit IV family protein, with product MDALTRAWLMLLGLTLATALLAGIDGRLAAVALLALAWLKARAILGGFLHLRTAPGWLGAAMLPLGIWLVVIGALCLVAPG from the coding sequence ATGGACGCCCTGACCCGAGCCTGGCTGATGCTTCTGGGGCTGACGCTGGCAACCGCGCTGTTGGCGGGCATCGATGGAAGGTTGGCGGCCGTGGCGCTGCTGGCGCTGGCCTGGCTCAAGGCGCGGGCGATCCTGGGCGGTTTCCTGCATCTGCGCACAGCACCCGGCTGGCTGGGCGCGGCCATGCTGCCGCTGGGCATCTGGCTTGTCGTGATCGGCGCGCTGTGCCTTGTCGCGCCCGGCTAG
- a CDS encoding cytochrome c oxidase subunit 3, with amino-acid sequence MRIDDLPGELILWILIASEVLVFAAGLSAMVAMGLRDPQGFAAAQGHLDGRMAALNTVILVTSGLFAARAERDAAAGHRRRARIGLGLAGLGGLMFLALKAVEYARDIRAGLGMDGHPFYTFYYLLTGFHAAHVIAGVAVLALVALRARPAPVQAGAMFWHMVDLVWVLILPVIYLIW; translated from the coding sequence ATGCGGATCGACGACCTGCCGGGAGAGCTGATCCTGTGGATCCTGATCGCCTCGGAAGTGCTGGTCTTTGCCGCCGGGCTTTCCGCCATGGTGGCGATGGGGCTGCGCGACCCGCAGGGCTTTGCCGCGGCGCAGGGCCATCTCGACGGGCGCATGGCGGCGCTGAACACGGTGATCCTGGTCACCTCGGGCCTGTTCGCGGCGCGGGCGGAACGCGACGCCGCTGCCGGCCACCGCCGGCGCGCCCGGATCGGGCTGGGGCTCGCCGGTCTCGGCGGGCTGATGTTCCTGGCGCTGAAGGCGGTGGAATACGCCCGCGACATCCGCGCCGGGCTGGGGATGGACGGCCACCCGTTCTATACCTTCTACTACCTGCTGACCGGCTTTCACGCCGCCCATGTCATCGCCGGCGTGGCGGTGCTGGCGCTGGTCGCGCTCCGGGCCCGGCCGGCGCCGGTGCAGGCCGGGGCGATGTTCTGGCATATGGTGGATCTGGTCTGGGTGCTGATCCTGCCCGTCATCTATCTGATCTGGTAG
- a CDS encoding VWA domain-containing protein: MAHIEIAPWEPEETVGKLWHLIASRMDPPQRYPEAAVRFDDMRGRIAVLFRGLGGAADVELKPVADQSGRHRISWRRRLAFEQERLARSSFDGDALRLPAELAEFPRTQDNEGLYLWLAAASAHAPGFAAETDPFRADLAGIAAGMAMVRATLDAAPGLAALWARLCAAHLQARRRPALRGTEAQVEILVRHLLGDPQPPEPALLSGHAAPPAHWQAPRGYRPVLPVPMWPDLRGLSRAPGEQVASLPTDGSPEEGGDGTARKTRRMKSDQAERKDSIILYKFEAMLTWAEMMNINRRVEDDDLDNAKKAADDHEEIVLGQVSKAPATKLKLHLDLAPEDVDRERIAGRFTYPEWDARGGVWLPDHCRVLAAPVEPVPDYAGVADPAARRRIEAVRRQFQALRPARAIRHAQPDGDELDLDAALRSIADLRATGRGSDRIWQQARPENRDLAVSILLDVSRSTESAVTGRPVIDIAREALTALAWGLDACGDRFAIQGFSSLKRDRVWIHDCKPFTEPMSRAVEARIHALRPGFYTRVGAAIRHAAAGLAEEGRSRRLLIVITDGKPNDLDHYEGRHGIEDSAMAVRQARRAGHAVFGITIDKGAQSWFPRIFGQGGFSVIRDPDRLTGALPEIYRQLVL, encoded by the coding sequence ATGGCCCATATCGAGATCGCCCCCTGGGAGCCCGAGGAAACCGTCGGCAAGCTGTGGCACCTGATCGCCTCGCGCATGGACCCGCCGCAGCGCTACCCCGAGGCCGCCGTCCGCTTCGACGACATGCGCGGCCGCATCGCCGTGCTGTTCCGGGGTCTCGGCGGGGCGGCCGATGTCGAGCTGAAGCCGGTGGCCGACCAGTCCGGCCGCCACCGCATCTCCTGGCGGCGCCGGCTGGCCTTTGAACAGGAACGCCTGGCCCGCAGCAGCTTCGACGGCGACGCCCTGCGCCTGCCGGCCGAGCTGGCCGAATTCCCGCGGACCCAGGATAACGAGGGGCTCTATTTGTGGCTGGCCGCGGCCTCGGCCCATGCCCCGGGCTTTGCCGCCGAGACCGATCCGTTCCGCGCCGATCTGGCCGGCATCGCCGCCGGCATGGCGATGGTGCGCGCGACGCTGGATGCCGCGCCGGGCCTGGCGGCGCTGTGGGCGCGGCTTTGTGCCGCGCATCTGCAGGCCCGCCGCCGCCCCGCCCTGCGCGGGACCGAGGCGCAGGTCGAGATCCTGGTCCGCCATCTCCTCGGCGATCCGCAGCCGCCGGAGCCCGCGCTGCTGTCGGGCCATGCCGCCCCGCCCGCGCATTGGCAGGCGCCGCGCGGCTATCGCCCGGTGCTGCCGGTGCCGATGTGGCCGGACCTGCGCGGCCTGAGCCGGGCCCCCGGCGAACAGGTCGCGAGCCTGCCCACGGACGGCAGCCCCGAAGAAGGCGGCGACGGCACCGCCCGCAAGACGCGGCGCATGAAATCCGACCAGGCCGAGCGCAAGGACAGCATCATCCTCTACAAGTTCGAGGCGATGCTGACCTGGGCCGAGATGATGAACATCAACCGCCGGGTCGAGGACGACGATCTCGACAATGCCAAGAAGGCCGCCGACGACCATGAGGAGATCGTGCTGGGCCAGGTTTCGAAAGCGCCGGCGACCAAGCTGAAGCTGCATCTCGACCTCGCGCCCGAGGACGTGGACCGCGAACGCATCGCCGGCCGCTTCACCTATCCCGAATGGGACGCGAGGGGCGGCGTCTGGCTGCCCGACCATTGCCGCGTGCTGGCCGCCCCGGTCGAACCGGTGCCCGATTACGCCGGCGTCGCCGACCCGGCCGCCCGCCGCCGCATCGAGGCCGTGCGCCGCCAGTTCCAGGCGCTGCGGCCGGCCAGGGCGATCCGCCACGCCCAGCCCGACGGCGACGAGCTGGACCTTGACGCCGCGCTGCGCAGCATCGCCGACCTGCGCGCCACCGGGCGCGGCAGCGACCGCATCTGGCAGCAGGCCCGGCCGGAAAACCGCGACCTCGCCGTCTCGATCCTGCTCGACGTGTCGCGCTCGACCGAAAGCGCCGTCACCGGCCGCCCGGTCATCGACATCGCGCGCGAGGCGCTGACCGCGCTGGCCTGGGGCCTGGACGCCTGCGGCGACCGCTTCGCCATCCAGGGCTTTTCCTCGCTGAAGCGCGACCGGGTCTGGATCCACGACTGCAAGCCCTTCACCGAGCCGATGTCGCGGGCCGTCGAGGCGCGCATCCATGCCCTGCGCCCGGGCTTCTATACCCGGGTAGGCGCCGCGATCCGCCATGCCGCGGCCGGGCTCGCCGAAGAGGGCCGCTCGCGCCGGCTGCTGATCGTCATCACCGACGGCAAGCCCAACGACCTCGACCATTACGAGGGCCGCCACGGCATCGAGGACAGCGCCATGGCCGTGCGCCAGGCCCGCCGCGCCGGCCACGCGGTCTTTGGCATCACCATCGACAAGGGCGCGCAAAGCTGGTTCCCGCGCATCTTCGGCCAGGGCGGTTTCTCGGTGATCCGCGATCCCGACCGGCTGACCGGCGCCCTGCCCGAGATCTATCGCCAGCTGGTGCTGTGA
- a CDS encoding CbbQ/NirQ/NorQ/GpvN family protein, with amino-acid sequence MDGTFDMKGASAPFYLPQGDECQIFAAAHAADLPLLLKGPTGCGKTRFVAHMAARLGRPLYTVACHDDLSAADLIGRYLLKGGETVWVDGPLTRAVRQGAICYLDEVVEARKDVAVVLHPLTDDRRILPIDRTGEELQAAPGFMLVASYNPGYQNIMKTLKPSTRQRFLSVEFGFPRPEHEIPVVARESGLDEDRVALLVRLAGKLRGLKGQDLEEGVSTRLVVYAATLIAGGMALDRAILAAMIEPLTDDADTRKGLLDLAVAVTG; translated from the coding sequence ATGGACGGAACCTTCGACATGAAGGGGGCGAGCGCCCCCTTCTACCTGCCCCAGGGCGACGAATGCCAGATCTTCGCCGCCGCCCATGCCGCCGACCTGCCCCTGCTGCTGAAGGGCCCGACCGGCTGCGGCAAGACCCGCTTCGTCGCCCATATGGCGGCGCGGCTGGGCCGGCCGCTCTATACCGTCGCCTGCCACGACGACCTGTCGGCCGCCGACCTGATCGGCCGCTATCTGCTGAAGGGCGGCGAGACGGTCTGGGTCGACGGCCCCCTGACCCGGGCCGTGCGCCAGGGCGCGATCTGCTATCTCGACGAGGTGGTCGAGGCCAGGAAGGACGTAGCCGTGGTGCTGCACCCGCTGACCGACGACCGCCGCATCCTGCCCATCGACCGCACCGGCGAGGAATTGCAGGCGGCGCCCGGCTTCATGCTGGTGGCATCCTACAACCCCGGCTACCAGAACATCATGAAGACGCTGAAGCCCTCGACCCGGCAGCGCTTCCTGTCGGTCGAATTCGGCTTCCCCCGGCCCGAGCACGAAATCCCCGTGGTGGCGCGCGAAAGCGGGCTGGACGAGGATCGCGTGGCGCTGCTGGTGCGGCTGGCGGGCAAGCTGCGCGGGCTCAAGGGCCAGGATCTCGAGGAAGGCGTCTCGACCCGGCTGGTGGTCTATGCCGCGACCCTGATCGCCGGCGGCATGGCGCTGGACCGCGCCATCCTGGCCGCGATGATCGAGCCCCTGACCGACGACGCCGACACCCGCAAGGGTCTGCTTGACCTGGCCGTGGCGGTGACGGGATAG
- a CDS encoding cbb3-type cytochrome c oxidase subunit I → MKYQSQKIALAYIYVALILFAVQVTMGVVIGYIYVNPNFLSEILPFNIGRMLHTNSLIVWLLTGFFGAAYFLIPEEAEREIHSVKAAYIQLAILVIGTAGVVVTYLFNLFEGNFLLGREGREFLEQPRWVKAGIVIAALIFLWNVSMTVLKGRKTVISSILLLGLWGLALLFLFSFYNPSNLALDKQYWWNVVHLWVEGVWELIMASILGFLMLKLTGVDREVVEKWLYVIVATALFSGILGTGHHYYWIGLPAYWQWIGSIFSSFEIVPFFAMMAFAFVMVWKGRRDHPNKAALLWSLGCSVLAFFGAGVWGFLHTLHGVNYYTHGTQVTAAHGHLAFYGAYVCLNLALFTYALPILRRRDPYNQVLNMAAFWLMSGGMLFMTFVLTFAGTLQTHLQRVLGEYYMDVQDQIALFYWMRLGAGVAVVIGAYMLIYSLLVPRREVVRPGPVERERLAKDPDHVAAE, encoded by the coding sequence ATGAAATACCAATCCCAGAAGATCGCGCTGGCCTATATCTATGTCGCGCTGATCCTCTTTGCCGTCCAGGTCACCATGGGGGTGGTCATCGGCTATATCTACGTCAACCCGAACTTCCTGTCCGAGATCCTGCCCTTCAACATCGGCCGGATGCTGCACACCAACTCGCTGATCGTCTGGCTGCTGACCGGCTTTTTCGGCGCCGCCTATTTCCTGATCCCCGAGGAGGCCGAGCGCGAGATCCACTCGGTCAAGGCCGCCTATATCCAGCTCGCCATCCTGGTGATCGGCACGGCGGGCGTGGTCGTGACCTATCTCTTCAACCTGTTCGAAGGGAACTTCCTGCTGGGCCGCGAGGGGCGCGAGTTCCTCGAACAGCCGCGCTGGGTCAAGGCCGGCATCGTCATCGCGGCGCTGATCTTCCTGTGGAACGTCAGCATGACCGTGCTCAAGGGCCGCAAGACGGTGATCTCGTCGATCCTTCTCCTGGGGCTCTGGGGGCTGGCGCTGCTGTTCCTGTTCTCGTTCTACAACCCGTCGAACCTGGCGCTCGACAAGCAATACTGGTGGAACGTCGTCCACCTGTGGGTCGAGGGCGTGTGGGAACTGATCATGGCCTCGATCCTGGGCTTCCTGATGCTGAAGCTGACGGGCGTGGACCGCGAGGTCGTGGAGAAATGGCTCTATGTCATCGTCGCCACGGCGCTGTTCTCGGGCATCCTCGGCACCGGGCACCACTATTACTGGATCGGCCTGCCCGCCTATTGGCAGTGGATCGGCTCGATCTTCTCGTCCTTCGAAATCGTGCCGTTCTTCGCCATGATGGCCTTTGCCTTCGTCATGGTCTGGAAGGGCCGGCGCGACCATCCGAACAAGGCGGCGCTGCTCTGGAGCCTCGGCTGCTCGGTCCTGGCCTTCTTCGGCGCGGGCGTCTGGGGCTTCCTGCACACGCTGCACGGGGTGAACTACTATACCCACGGCACGCAGGTCACCGCGGCGCATGGGCACCTGGCGTTCTATGGCGCCTATGTCTGCCTGAACCTCGCGCTCTTTACCTATGCGCTGCCGATCCTGCGCCGGCGCGACCCCTATAACCAGGTGCTGAACATGGCCGCCTTCTGGCTGATGTCCGGCGGCATGCTGTTCATGACCTTCGTGCTGACCTTCGCCGGCACGCTGCAAACCCACCTGCAGCGCGTCCTGGGCGAATACTACATGGACGTGCAGGACCAGATCGCGCTGTTCTACTGGATGCGGCTGGGCGCGGGCGTCGCCGTCGTCATCGGCGCCTATATGCTGATCTATTCGCTCTTGGTGCCGCGCCGCGAGGTGGTGCGCCCCGGCCCGGTCGAGCGTGAACGGCTGGCCAAAGACCCCGACCATGTCGCAGCGGAGTGA